In Kryptolebias marmoratus isolate JLee-2015 linkage group LG11, ASM164957v2, whole genome shotgun sequence, the following proteins share a genomic window:
- the LOC108229964 gene encoding uncharacterized protein LOC108229964, whose translation MTMPSIYSVILWIVLNISCCRPQCVTETLNSATFSITVIDHTEMESIDCIRMPYEMTFPREKVLVPYKKILFEGDPSNIVSTKVFSEMESDTKDIFEIEEHPRGEFEFGFMLEWGCNQTYIFPQRVHISVTAPSLNPYLSVSTLVEGQAGRLRCSAPRSCSRREHILLKWTKSDGQSTEIYGDENGYDRQFNRSRHRHRQYIPIYPTADYHNTNITCVAKYKYDAVETTVTLNVKFLPKILNDSHCEVKGELLVCVCISWGNPLPPIIWPLKPLTDYSISSSSTNQTVISTITLSAVEHQNTTMKCISRNELGQTEADILIQNSTEETQLTYPSEEKKGIGRALPWITVVCFSLNLVLITVLIIGIYQRRKMKQKKLSEETNTYASLRKTEVEDEYSIIPSQPN comes from the exons ATGACTATGCCTTCAATCTACTCGGTCATTTTGTGGATTGTCCTGAACATCAGCTGCTGCCGTCCTCAGTGTGTCACAG aaaCACTCAACAGTGCAACATTTTCAATCACTGTAATAGATCACACTGAAATGGAATCTATTGACTGCATTCGGATGCCATATGAAATGACTTTTCCTCGAGAAAAAGTCTTAGTGCCTTATAAGAAGATATTATTTGAAGGAGATCCATCAAATATTGTTTCTACAAAAGTTTTCAGTGAGATGGAATCGGACACAAAAGATATTTTTGAAATCGAAGAGCATCCACGTGGAGAGTTTGAGTTTGGCTTCATGTTGGAATGGGGGTGTAACCAAACTTACATTTTCCCACAGAGAGTTCACATTTCAGTTACTG CTCCGTCATTAAACCCATATCTCTCAGTTTCTACTCTTGTGGAAGGACAAGCTGGGAGACTACGGTGCTCGGCTCCTCGTTCATGCTCTAGAAGAGAACATATTCTTTTGAAATGGACAAAGTCTGACGGACAATCTACAGAAATTTATGGAGATGAGAATGGCTATGACAGGCAGTTTAATCGCTCTAGACATAGACATAGGCAATACATACCCATTTATCCAACAGCAGATTATCACAACACCAACATCACATGTGtggcaaaatataaatatgatgCTGTTGAAACAACAGTTACACTGAATGTGAAAT ttCTTCCTAAAATCCTGAACGACTCTCACTGCGAGGTTAAAGGAGAGCTGCTGGTCTGTGTGTGCATCAGCTGGGGGAATCCTCTGCCTCCAATCATTTGGCCTTTAAAGCCTCTCACAGACTACTCGATCTCCAGCTCCAGCACCAACCAGACAGTGATCAGCACCATCACTTTGTCTGCTGTTGAACATCAGAACACAACAATGAAATGCATCAGCAGGAATGAACTGGGTCAAACTGAAGCTGATATTCTAATTCAAAACTCCACAGAGGAGACACAACTGACCT accCTTCTGAAGAGAAGAAGGGAATTGGAAGAGCCCTTCCCTGGATAACAGTAGTGTGTTTCAGTCTGAACCTGGTCCTCATCACTGTCCTGATCATTGGCATTTATCAAAG aaggAAAATGAAGCAGAAGAAACTCTCTGAGGAGACAAACACATATGCATCCCTGAGAAAGACTGAAGTTGAGGATGAGTACAGCATCATTCCTTCACAACCCAACTAA